The following are from one region of the Planctomycetota bacterium genome:
- a CDS encoding 50S ribosomal protein L3 — MAAENASGNEAAAKATRPGRKGILGRKIGSTQIFDPAGIVIPVTVIEAGPCRVLLVRSPERDGYAAVQIGFRDKPRRLASRSVRGQVANLDSKRAKSQAQAGVERAPKADCEPQRFVRELRGTYAEAAVGQVLSVELFEGVQHVDVTGTTKGRGTAGVMKRHGFKGQRATHGVKKVHRHQGGTSMNTSPARVFKGKRMAGRYGNERSTMRNLKLVGIDKDNNLLLVRGAVPGPNGGYVVVRETNKLRRVPPAGAAPVSKKKAAK, encoded by the coding sequence ATGGCAGCCGAAAACGCGTCTGGAAACGAAGCCGCAGCGAAGGCAACCCGCCCCGGTCGCAAGGGGATTTTGGGTCGGAAGATCGGCTCCACGCAGATCTTCGATCCGGCGGGCATCGTCATCCCCGTGACCGTCATCGAGGCGGGCCCGTGCCGGGTGCTGCTGGTGCGTAGCCCCGAGCGCGATGGCTACGCCGCCGTGCAGATCGGGTTTCGCGACAAGCCGCGGCGGCTGGCGAGCCGGTCGGTCCGCGGGCAGGTCGCCAACCTCGACAGCAAGCGCGCGAAGAGTCAGGCCCAGGCCGGCGTCGAGCGGGCGCCGAAGGCCGACTGCGAGCCGCAGCGGTTCGTGCGCGAGTTGCGCGGCACCTATGCCGAGGCTGCCGTCGGGCAGGTGCTGTCGGTGGAGCTGTTCGAGGGGGTGCAGCACGTCGACGTGACCGGCACCACCAAGGGGCGCGGCACCGCCGGCGTCATGAAGCGCCACGGGTTCAAGGGGCAGCGGGCCACGCACGGCGTGAAGAAAGTCCACCGCCACCAGGGCGGCACGAGCATGAACACCTCGCCGGCCCGTGTCTTCAAGGGGAAGCGGATGGCGGGGCGCTACGGCAACGAGCGCTCGACGATGCGGAACCTCAAGCTCGTCGGTATCGACAAGGACAACAACCTCCTGCTGGTGCGCGGGGCCGTGCCGGGACCGAACGGCGGCTACGTCGTGGTCCGTGAGACCAACAAGCTGCGGCGCGTGCCCCCGGCGGGGGCGGCACCGGTGTCCAAGAAGAAGGCAGCCAAGTGA
- the rpsJ gene encoding 30S ribosomal protein S10, producing the protein MAGPTQEIIRIRMEAYDHAVLDQSAAEIVDTAKRTNSEVHGPIPLPTRVERYTVLSSPHIDKKARQQYEIRTHKRVIDIVQATAKTIEALNKLSLPAGVDIKIKASSR; encoded by the coding sequence GTGGCGGGGCCGACGCAAGAAATCATTCGGATCCGGATGGAGGCGTACGACCACGCCGTGCTCGACCAGAGCGCGGCCGAGATCGTCGACACCGCCAAGCGGACCAATTCCGAGGTTCATGGCCCGATTCCGCTCCCCACCCGGGTCGAGCGCTACACGGTGCTGTCGAGCCCGCACATCGACAAGAAGGCTCGGCAGCAGTACGAAATTCGGACCCACAAGCGGGTGATCGACATCGTCCAGGCGACCGCCAAGACGATCGAGGCGCTCAACAAGCTCAGCCTGCCGGCCGGCGTGGATATCAAGATCAAGGCTTCGTCGCGGTGA